A segment of the Triticum urartu cultivar G1812 chromosome 1, Tu2.1, whole genome shotgun sequence genome:
AGCTGGGGAGGAGCGGCCCCTCCGCGTCCTCATCATCCCCATCCCCCGCCTCCTCCCCATCCTCATCACCCGAGCTGGTAGAGCTCACCGGGTGAGCCGGTAACGCACGAACCGCCGCATCGCCGTCGGTGCCGAGCTCGCCCGCCTCCTCCACCGGCGCTTCTTCGTCGCGcgccccctcctccaccggcTGCGGCGGCCGGCCCCGGGAGCGCGTCCCGGACGCCGGCATAGGGGAGTGGGATTGGAGAACGGATTGGGGAGTGGCacggaaagagagagagaggagggaaaTTTTCGGAAGCGGTGGCGCCGGCGACGGAAAAGGTTGCGCGCGAGGAGGTTTTCGGGGCCCGTGGGCTCTCGCAGTTACAGGCCTCGTGAAACATCCAGCAGCCCAGGAAGCAACGCACCGGCGCCCTACGCGCTGCGGCAGCGGTGGCAGCGGGGGTCGAGAtgtttagtaccacctcgcttGGCGGAGCTGGTTGCGATCAAGAAGGCCCGTGGCCTAGGTCAATGGCCCACATTGTACTTGGTGGGCGCGTTGGCCTATCATCTCCCTCAGTGGGAGAGTAAACGTCGTAATTTATGGTAGAGAGGGTACGCGTTCGCGCGGCCCCTGCCAATTCTTTAAAATTAAATTTTGGTCCTTGAGACCTGCTGCTTTGTACGTGGTTATATTTTGGGTTTTCAAATGTCCCTGTAAAATTATCTTTTCGTCCTTTAGACCTCGTTCCTAAGATTCACAAATTTCTTTATAGTCCAAGAGGTATTATTCCTGTATTTGCTGTtgttttctctttcttttcattGCATACAGAAAGTAGAATAAAGTGCGAATTTCTTGAAGAGAAAGAAAGCGAAATTCTGCAGAAATATTTAGGTCTTCTTGGATCTCAATCCAAAAGCGTACGGAGGGAGGAGGATTTGATTTGGAGGATTCATTCGGGGATGGCGCGAAGCGTGTCGTACGTGTCGGCGGCGAAGCTGGTGTCCATGGCGCGGGGGAACCGGGTGGCCGTCATCGACGTCAGGTAACAGGAGACCTCGCCGGGGCCGCGCGCGCCCTCCGCCACCGCGCCGATTTGGGAACTGATGATTGCTTTTTCGGAAGGGATGAGGAGAGGAGCTATCAGGCGCACATCGCGGGGTCGCACCACTTCGCCAGCGGCAGCTTCGCGGCGCGGCTGCCGGAGCTCGTGCAGGCCACCAGCGGCAAGGACACCCTCGTCTTCCACTGCGCGCTCAGCCAGGTGAAGATCCCCGCCTCCTCTCGTCTCTAGAACCAGTTCCCCTTTGTCGACAGTTTACTTGCCTTGTCGAAATACAAGGAAATCAGATtctcaacacacacacacacagcacTGCGCAATCGACCGGGTCTCCTATCGCGCGTTCTTGATTCACTACAGATTTCTACGGGCATGTGGTCGGGTGACAATTGAGATTATGCAATCGTGGTTACTAGCTCGTTGGTTAACCTTGGCCAAATTTTCATCCGGTCTTCTTCTCTCCTAGTTAATTAGCGCGTTGGTTAACTTTGAAGCCCTGTGACTTTGTTGGAATTAAGGGATGCGCATGTGCTGCTTTGTGTGTTAAAATGCTGCTTGCTCGAACCCTAGGTTCAGTTTTAGACACTTGAGGATTTGAATCAACAATCAGGCCATTTTCGGTTGTCGTTAAGGCGCCTTTCTATACGGTTAATGTCTGTCGTAGTTTGTTTCAAAACTCTAGTTAGTTATGTTCCTGTTAATGAATTCCCTTCAATTGTTTCTGCTTTGTGAAAGTTCATGTTAATGAATTCCCTGGAAGAAATTTCACCCACCTCTTCTACCTGGAACATACCTCCGATAAAACATTTTGTGCTTATTGAAGGGGTGTCTGGATATTCTTTTTGTGGATATTTTCCGTGTTGGATAAAGTGCAAACCAGCGAAAGCCTGCAGATATGTATCAAAAGTCAGCTTTATGCTAATGTCAAATCAGAAATTACACTAAGTTGACTCTCTGCATAATTGTATGCAGGTTCGCGGGTTGCCTGCGTGCATCCATATATATTAGTGGTTCAAGCCTAGGATATTTCATTTGTCCCCACCTTGCCAGTAGTAACCACAAATGTACAGAAACTAAAAGATGAGATTCAGAACCACACGTACAAAATGTGAAACAGAGGGGTAAATCTAACGTGAGCTCGCAGACTTAACCACGAAGGGGGTAACAGTGAGCAAAGTAGAAGTACAATCAGCTGAGCATGGACAAGCCTGAGACACCTGAGTTCTTGGATGCAAAACATGTCTTGAGCAAAAGTTCATGTTCTGTTTCTTGCTTTATAATTGTATTGTTCTCTTCTAACATAAAAGGTAGTTGGCATCGTTAATTCATCTGATTTCATACACTAGCTTTAGTGTGACATTTGTTTACATTTAGTTAGTTCCAATGTACCATCTAAGTTTATGCTTCTAGAACTTACTCTTTTCCACTGTCCAGTGATGTTCATTTCTTAGTATGTCAGTCATATCTTCGATCATGTTGATTCTGTGATAGCATTTCAGTATATGGTTGTTTACATAGGTAGGATAAGAATTAAATAAAATCTTGGTATCCCATGTTCTTTATTTTGTACCATATCTTTTGTTTATCATCTTACATGTTCTGTCACCACGCCCCAGGTGCGAGGTCCGTCCTGTGCTCGGATGTTTTCAGACTATCTATCAGAGTCCAAGGAAGATTCGGGGATAAAGAACATCATGGTGCTTGAACGTGGGTTCAATGGATGGGAGATTTCTGGCCAACCCGTGTGCCACTGCAAAGATGCTCCTTGCAAAGGCACATGCTCTTGATCTTCTGGGCTACCATCTGGTCCATTTCTACTCAGCTTTTGAATGATCTGCGATTCAGCATCGCTGCTGAGCTAGTCCTTTCTCATTGATATGTTGATGCATAACAATCCATTGAATTCCGCAATGGCATGTCTTGAAACATTTCATTTACAAATACATGACATCTTTTTTCAGATGATATATGTATACGGTATACCTAAACTGTTACATGCATACGTACCTTGCGTGAAAAATCTCCTTAAAATGTACCGGGAAGTCTGAAGATGCTTGTACCGTTTGAACTAGGCATGTTAGTTTTTGAAGAATGTTCAAGTTTTATCCTCTTCATTCACATGGAGCTATGCAATCCCAACATGATTTCATAATCACTTTTATTTCTCTTTCTTGAAAAGTGTTCTAGGCTTTTCCTTGTTGGGAATTGAAATTTTATATTCTTTCGTATCAATTATTGCCCCTGCAGTTCTTAGAAAATGTCTTCCCAATATAATTGGACATAGAGGGTTAGGTTTCATATCTGTAACAATAAAATCTACATGGAGATAATTAATATTGGCAAGCACAAGAATATCTTCAACCTTCCAATTGGTTTCTTTATGGTGCTATCTGCCAAGTGGACATTAAGTTCACATTTAGTAAGGGGTTTTAATCCAAGTGCATCATATGGCTTTTTAGAAATTATGGATACACTTGCACCTAATCGAGCATCATAGGTAAAGTTATTAATGCTAATATTTATGGATGGTTCCCAACCATCTTCCAACTTCCTAGGGATCAAAGCTTCTTTATTATATttctcctcccaatcaaataagACAACTTCACACATATATTTACTGGTGTTATAATTAAATCCAACAACCTCTGAATCAGTGGGGTCATCAATGcataaagttttaacctcttcaaatCTGCTTTTCTCAAGAATTTCATATTCATggttctcctctctctctctctctctctctctctctctctctctctctctccctccctccctcctccctccctcccctctctctctctctctctctctctctcgtaccATGCATAACGTCTGATTACCTTGTTCATCATTTGATACATAGATGTTTTCCATTTCTAGATAAGAGGACCTCAAAGCTGAGACGGGCATTTGAATATTGTTAAACTTAACTAATTCATCTAGACAAAACAAATCTGAAGCATAAGAATTTGAAAATCATTTGATCAATTCTTCATCAACATGATGGTAAGTCAACTCATCATTTATAAGTTTTGTTGCAATTCTACCTAAAAGCATAGCTTGGGTGCCAAAAAAATTTGACAGAGAAGATCCAATAAGAGTTGATTGTTACTCTAGCCTTTTTATACTGTCATTCATTGCACCAACTTGTTCCAATTTTTTTAATACATTAGTGTGCTCATCTACTTCTTTTCCTAAAATAACCCCTTTATATACGTTTCTGAAGCTTGCAAGCTCGTCCCATTCGGTTTAGTTTGATTCTCACCATACTGTTACTTGAAGGGTATGGCTTAGGATAGTTGTTCCCATAAAGGTTTCTATAAGGATcgttgttgaaattatttctaGCAATGAAATTgacatcaacattgtctttatttTACTCAACCATATCACAAACAGAAACATCATTGGAACTAGAACCATTACTTTTCATGGACAACATAGACATAATCATATCAATTTTCTCGTACAAGCTACCAACTTCCTCTATGGAGTTTATCTTCTTTGATGTTGGAGCTCTCTCAGTATGCCATCGGGCATAGTTTATCATCATGTTGTCCAATAGGGCTTTAGCATTTGCTTGAGTCATGTTCATAAAAGTTCCATTTGTAGCTGAATTTAAAAGATTCTTTGTCATAACATCAAGTCCAGCATAAAAGTATGAAGCATTAGCCAATCATCTAGTCCATGACTTGGGCAATTTCTAAGCATGCTTTTCATTCTTTCCCATGATTGTGCTAAGTGTTGATAGCATTTCTAAATTGTATTATCTTAGCAGGAGGATGCTACTTGTGAACTACGttgggatttccccgaagaggagatgATGATgcagagataagtatttcccttagttaagaaccaaggttatcaatccagtagaagaaCCAAGCAACAACTCGTTAGCAGCACCTGCACAGAAACAACAAATCCTTGCAACCCAACGGGGTTGTCAATACCTTGACAGTAACGAGCAAGATTAAATTGTATGGTATTTGATAGATAGATCGggaaaaatagaaaataaaataaataaaagaaaaacgCGACAAGGTATTTTTGATTTTAATATATAATAAAAGATAGACCCATGGGcaatagttttcactagaggcttctctcttgaaaatagcaatgcggtgggtaaacaaattactgttgggcaactgaaagaaaatcaaaaaattatggcatcacgtccgagacaagtagaccaaaacgattctgcatctactactattactccacatatcggctgctatccagcatgcatctagtgtattaagttcatgaaaaaatggagtaacgccttaagcaagatgacatgatgtagacaagataaacttaagtatgaataaaccccatccttttacCCTTAATAgaaacgatacatacgtgtcatgtcccttctgtcactgggattgaacaccataagatcgaacccattacaaaacacctctctcattgcaagaaaaatcaatcttgctagccaaaccaaatcaatagatcggagagaaatacgAAACTATagtaatcatgcataaaagagttcagaaataactcaaataatattcatgaatagatttgatcataaactgACAATTCATCATATcgcaacaaacacaccacaaaaagtcattacatcgaatagatctccaaaaagagagaagaggtcatctagctactaactatggacccgtaggtctgtggtaaactactcgaGCATCATCAAAAGGGCAACAAGGTTGATATAGAGcccctctgtgatcgattccctCTTCGACAGAGTACCGGAGAAggcctctagatgggatctcgtggttctggaacttgcggtggcGGAAAAAGTATTTCGGTGTCTATCTGATGTCAGGGGAATATTTGAGTATTTATAGAGGTGGATTTAGGGTTGGATGTGCCACGAGGGGCACACC
Coding sequences within it:
- the LOC125512697 gene encoding arsenate reductase 2.1, with amino-acid sequence MARSVSYVSAAKLVSMARGNRVAVIDVRDEERSYQAHIAGSHHFASGSFAARLPELVQATSGKDTLVFHCALSQVRGPSCARMFSDYLSESKEDSGIKNIMVLERGFNGWEISGQPVCHCKDAPCKGTCS